In Sphingomonas phyllosphaerae, one DNA window encodes the following:
- a CDS encoding DMT family transporter produces the protein MTRPAPTSTAPALVAVIVANAALAFGPLFVRVADTGPVAAAFWRMALAVPMLAAIAFATRKPDTAAPSRRVWLFVALAGIAFAADLGTWHLGILHTTMANATLLGNSATFLFPLWGFLVARAWPTRMQGVALLLAAAGATLLMGRSYQLDPRHLAGDVLCIVAGVLYALYFILMSDVRRALAPWPALALSSLASLLPLLGYALILGEKIVPQHWTPLLALALVCQLLGQGCMIYALGRLSPLVIGLALLIQPAVAATIGWLHFGEALGAPDFLGIAMIAAALVLVRDTRRPAKEPPSANPVPEEMR, from the coding sequence ATGACCCGCCCCGCCCCCACCAGCACCGCGCCCGCGCTCGTCGCGGTGATCGTCGCGAACGCCGCGCTCGCGTTCGGACCGCTGTTCGTCCGCGTCGCCGATACCGGGCCGGTCGCCGCGGCATTCTGGCGGATGGCGCTTGCCGTGCCGATGCTCGCGGCGATCGCCTTCGCCACCCGCAAGCCCGACACCGCAGCGCCGTCGCGGCGCGTGTGGCTGTTCGTCGCGCTGGCCGGAATCGCCTTCGCCGCCGATCTGGGCACGTGGCACCTCGGCATCCTCCACACGACGATGGCCAACGCCACGTTGCTCGGCAATTCGGCGACCTTCCTGTTCCCGCTCTGGGGTTTCCTCGTCGCGCGCGCCTGGCCGACGCGGATGCAGGGGGTCGCGCTGCTGCTCGCCGCTGCCGGCGCGACGCTATTGATGGGACGATCGTACCAGCTCGATCCGCGGCATCTGGCGGGCGACGTGCTGTGCATCGTCGCGGGCGTGCTTTACGCGCTCTATTTCATCCTGATGTCCGACGTGCGCCGCGCGCTCGCGCCGTGGCCGGCGCTGGCGCTGTCGTCGCTCGCCTCGCTGCTGCCGCTGCTCGGCTATGCGCTGATCCTCGGCGAGAAGATCGTGCCGCAGCACTGGACGCCGCTGCTCGCGCTGGCCTTGGTCTGCCAGCTGCTCGGGCAGGGCTGCATGATCTATGCGCTCGGCCGGCTCTCGCCGCTGGTGATCGGGCTGGCGCTGCTGATCCAGCCCGCGGTGGCGGCGACGATCGGCTGGCTGCATTTCGGCGAGGCGCTCGGCGCGCCCGATTTCCTGGGGATCGCGATGATCGCTGCGGCATTGGTGCTGGTGCGCGACACGCGGCGCCCTGCTAAGGAGCCGCCATCCGCCAATCCGGTGCCGGAGGAAATGCGATGA
- the lysA gene encoding diaminopimelate decarboxylase, whose translation MDHFHYRDGALWCEGVPLTRIADEVGTPVYVYSAAAFRAQARAFRDALSGVPDVHLAYAIKANPNVAVLRVVAAEGYGADVVSGGEMARALAAGIPASGIVFSGVGKTRAELLRGLEAGIGQFNLELEEEGIVLAQLAHERGLTARAVLRVNPDVDAGTHAKISTGRKENKFGVPIDQAPAMYARLAALPGLSMQGVAIHIGSQLFDLAPLEAAYRRVKLLVDELRTAGHPVARVDLGGGLGVRYKAGDDPRTPAEYGAMVERVTKGWDVQLMFEPGRVIAGNAGVLLTRVIWVKPGVVHPYVIVDAAMNDLARPALYDAWHDVDAVTPSGERMTANVAGPVCETGDTFAMAREMDAVRGGDLAVLRTAGAYGATMASTYNSRALVPEVLVDGDRYAVVADRIAAETILAAERVPEWL comes from the coding sequence ATGGACCATTTTCATTACCGCGACGGTGCCCTGTGGTGCGAGGGCGTGCCGCTGACCCGGATCGCCGACGAGGTGGGCACCCCCGTCTACGTCTATTCCGCCGCGGCCTTCCGCGCGCAGGCGCGCGCGTTCCGCGATGCGCTGTCGGGCGTACCCGACGTGCATCTCGCTTATGCGATCAAGGCCAACCCCAATGTCGCGGTGCTGCGCGTCGTCGCCGCCGAGGGATATGGCGCCGATGTCGTCTCGGGCGGCGAGATGGCGCGCGCGCTGGCGGCGGGAATACCGGCGAGTGGGATCGTCTTTTCGGGCGTCGGCAAGACCCGCGCCGAATTGCTGCGTGGGCTGGAAGCCGGGATCGGCCAGTTCAACCTCGAGCTGGAAGAGGAAGGCATCGTCCTCGCGCAGCTGGCGCACGAACGCGGGCTGACCGCGCGCGCGGTGCTGCGGGTGAACCCGGACGTCGACGCGGGCACGCACGCCAAGATCTCGACCGGGCGCAAGGAGAACAAGTTCGGTGTGCCGATCGATCAGGCCCCGGCGATGTACGCGCGGCTTGCGGCGCTGCCGGGCCTGTCGATGCAGGGCGTCGCGATCCACATCGGCAGCCAGTTGTTCGACCTCGCTCCGCTCGAGGCGGCGTACCGCCGCGTCAAGCTGCTGGTCGACGAGCTGCGCACGGCGGGCCACCCGGTGGCGCGCGTCGATCTCGGCGGCGGGCTCGGCGTCCGCTACAAGGCCGGTGACGATCCGCGCACCCCGGCCGAATATGGCGCGATGGTCGAGCGCGTGACCAAGGGCTGGGACGTCCAGCTGATGTTCGAGCCCGGCCGTGTGATCGCGGGCAATGCCGGCGTGCTGCTGACGCGCGTGATCTGGGTGAAGCCCGGCGTGGTGCACCCCTATGTGATCGTCGACGCGGCGATGAACGATCTGGCGCGTCCGGCGCTGTACGACGCATGGCACGATGTCGATGCGGTGACGCCGAGCGGCGAGCGGATGACGGCGAACGTCGCCGGCCCGGTGTGCGAAACCGGCGACACCTTCGCGATGGCGCGCGAGATGGACGCGGTGCGGGGCGGCGACCTCGCCGTGCTGCGCACCGCCGGGGCGTATGGCGCGACGATGGCGTCGACCTACAACAGCCGCGCCTTGGTGCCCGAGGTGCTGGTCGATGGCGACCGCTATGCGGTGGTTGCCGACCGGATCGCCGCGGAGACGATCCTCGCCGCGGAGCGCGTGCCGGAGTGGCTGTAA
- a CDS encoding TlpA disulfide reductase family protein, with amino-acid sequence MASRVAIVCLLGTALAMAACDKPSPGNGQAEVASSDEVPATAAPKVDKIDRSHKGEAAPDVSFAPAAGGAATTLAAFKGKPVLVNLWATWCAPCVKEMPTLDAAAATLGDTLPVLAISQDMEPAKATAFLAERKFAHLRAFLDPKLGLSTGYGANLPTTILYGADGKEIWRVTGDMDWTGAEAKKLLSEAA; translated from the coding sequence ATGGCATCCCGCGTCGCGATCGTCTGTCTCCTCGGCACCGCGCTGGCTATGGCCGCGTGCGATAAGCCGTCCCCGGGCAACGGGCAAGCCGAGGTGGCGAGCAGCGACGAAGTCCCCGCCACCGCCGCGCCGAAGGTCGACAAGATCGACCGCAGCCACAAGGGCGAGGCCGCGCCCGATGTGTCCTTTGCCCCAGCGGCGGGCGGCGCAGCGACGACGCTGGCGGCGTTCAAAGGCAAGCCGGTGCTGGTCAACCTTTGGGCGACGTGGTGCGCGCCGTGCGTGAAGGAAATGCCGACGCTCGACGCCGCCGCCGCAACGCTGGGCGACACGTTGCCGGTGCTCGCGATCAGCCAGGACATGGAGCCCGCGAAGGCCACCGCCTTCCTCGCCGAGCGAAAGTTCGCGCATCTGCGCGCGTTCCTCGACCCCAAGCTGGGGCTGAGCACCGGCTATGGCGCGAACCTGCCGACGACGATCCTGTACGGGGCGGACGGCAAGGAGATCTGGCGCGTCACTGGCGACATGGACTGGACCGGCGCGGAGGCGAAAAAGCTGCTTTCCGAGGCGGCTTAG
- the argH gene encoding argininosuccinate lyase codes for MWGGRFAEGPAAVMREINASIPFDKRMWRQDVAGSRAHVAMLAEQGIVSPADAAAIRDGLEQVAAGYAADGVPDDLAMEDIHMLTEARLSDAIGAAAGRLHTARSRNDQVATDFRLWVRDATDQVLAALDALDAALLARAEEHAGSVMPGFTHLQSAQPVTLGHHLMAYHEMVSRDISRFRDNRARGNLCPLGAAALAGTGFPVDRHATAAALGFDGPTRNSLDSVSDRDFALDYLTAAAQCSLHLSRLAEEFVLWASQPFGFVSLSDQWSTGSSIMPQKRNPDAAELVRGHSGRITGCLVSLMVTMKGLPLAYSKDMQDDKPPVFECHDLLAISIAAMTGMIESATFRTERMRALAESGFATATDLADWLVREADVPFREAHHITGRAVARAEALGCTLDKVPLADLQAIDARITDAVYGVLSVDASVASRKSFGGTAPDNVRAAIRAARA; via the coding sequence ATGTGGGGCGGGCGGTTCGCCGAAGGGCCGGCCGCGGTGATGCGCGAGATAAACGCCTCCATCCCCTTCGACAAGCGGATGTGGCGGCAGGACGTCGCGGGCAGCCGCGCGCATGTCGCGATGCTCGCCGAACAGGGGATCGTCTCGCCCGCGGACGCAGCGGCGATCCGCGACGGGCTGGAACAGGTCGCGGCCGGCTATGCCGCGGACGGCGTGCCCGACGATCTGGCGATGGAAGACATCCATATGCTGACCGAGGCGCGGTTGTCCGACGCGATCGGCGCCGCCGCGGGGCGGCTCCACACCGCGCGCAGCCGCAACGATCAGGTCGCGACCGACTTCCGCCTGTGGGTGCGCGACGCCACCGATCAGGTGCTGGCGGCGCTGGATGCGCTCGATGCCGCGCTGCTGGCACGCGCCGAGGAACATGCCGGCAGCGTGATGCCCGGCTTCACGCACCTGCAATCGGCGCAGCCCGTGACGCTCGGTCATCATCTGATGGCCTATCACGAGATGGTGTCGCGCGACATCAGCCGCTTCCGCGACAATCGTGCGCGCGGCAATCTGTGCCCGCTCGGCGCCGCGGCGCTGGCCGGCACCGGCTTCCCGGTCGACCGCCACGCCACCGCCGCGGCGCTCGGCTTCGACGGGCCGACGCGCAACAGCCTCGATTCGGTCAGCGACCGCGACTTCGCGCTCGATTACCTGACCGCCGCCGCGCAATGCTCGCTGCATCTCAGCCGGCTCGCCGAGGAGTTCGTGCTGTGGGCGTCGCAGCCGTTCGGCTTCGTGTCGCTCAGCGACCAATGGTCGACCGGCAGCTCGATCATGCCGCAGAAGCGCAATCCCGACGCCGCCGAGCTGGTGCGCGGGCACAGCGGGCGGATCACCGGCTGCCTCGTCAGCCTGATGGTGACGATGAAGGGGCTGCCGCTCGCTTATTCGAAGGACATGCAGGACGACAAGCCGCCGGTGTTCGAGTGCCACGACCTGCTGGCGATCTCGATCGCGGCGATGACTGGCATGATCGAGAGCGCGACGTTCCGCACCGAGCGGATGCGCGCGCTGGCCGAAAGCGGCTTCGCGACCGCGACCGACCTCGCCGATTGGCTGGTGCGCGAGGCCGATGTGCCGTTCCGCGAGGCGCATCACATCACCGGCCGCGCGGTGGCGCGCGCCGAGGCGCTCGGCTGCACGCTCGACAAGGTGCCGCTCGCCGACCTTCAGGCGATCGACGCGCGGATCACCGATGCGGTGTATGGCGTGCTGTCGGTTGATGCCTCGGTGGCGAGCCGCAAGAGCTTTGGGGGCACCGCGCCGGACAATGTCCGCGCTGCGATCCGGGCGGCGCGCGCATGA